A window of Paenibacillus phoenicis genomic DNA:
GACGCTTGCGTCTTGTCTTCTGGGCTTTTTTTGTTCCAAAAAACTGTGGGGAGGTAGATGGGATGTCAGACAACGCAAAAATCAGGTTCGAGAACGTGACGAAAACTTTCACCGTCCGTGACCCTAAAAAAAGCGGGGCAGCTCAACTGTTTACGGCGGTCAAAGATTTGAACTTCACCGTCAGGGAAGGGGAATTTCTAACGCTAGTCGGGCCAAGCGGTTGCGGAAAATCTACGCTGCTGGATATGATCAGCGGGTTGTCCGCTCCGACCCGCGGGAGAATTCTGATGGACGGCGAGGAAATTACAGGTCCCGGCTTAGATCGCGGCATCGTGTTTCAGCAATATGCCTTATTTCCTTGGAAGACGGCCCGGGGCAACATCGAGTTTGGATTGGAGGCCAAAGGGGTACCCAAGCAGGAACGGAAGGAACAAGCCGATCATTTCCTCTCCCTTGTCGGGCTTGCTTCCTTCGGCGACCGATATCCGCATGAGCTGTCCGGCGGGATGAAGCAACGTGTCGCCATCGCTCGCAGCCTCGCGTTTAACCCGGATGTGCTGCTTATGGATGAACCGTTTGCAGCATTGGATGCTCAGACGCGGGAATCTTTGCAGGGGGAATTGCTGAGAATCTGGGAGCAAACAAAAAAGACGATTATTTTTATCACCCATGGGATTGATGAGGCCGTTTATCTGGGGGAACGCGTTGTCGTTCTTACACCGGGCCCCGGTACGGTTAGGCATATCGTCGATGTCCCGCTTAATTCGAGACTCGACGATGCGGATGTTCGCTCCCATCCCGATTTCGTAAAGATCCGTCATGAAGTCTGGAATCTGCTTCACGAGCCGGTGTATCAAGGAGCTTATATCTAAACGAAAAAAGGAGTGGATACAAATGGAAACCGCAAAGTCCGTCCCAGCAAGCCTGCCGGCAAGGAATTTAAAAGTAGCTCTGGTTGCAGGTCTGCGCAAATTGGTACGGCAATCGATTGTTCTGATTGGCTTGTTTCTGCTATGGGAAGCCGCTCCCCGATTGGGGCTGGTCGATCCGGCATTTTTGCCGCCGTTCACTGAGGTGGTGAGGTCCCTGGTTCACTTGATCACTTCGGGTGAATTGCTCCAACACTTTTCGGCAAGTATTGTCCGATCGCTGACCGGATTTCTGTTGGCCTTGATTGTGGCCATTCCGTTAGGACTCATCATTGGCTGGTACCCTACAGCGCGGGAGCTGCTAAATCCGATCCTTGAACTGTTCCGGAATACCGCAGCGCTGGCCTTGCTTCCGGTGTTTATGCTGCTGCTTGGTATTGGGGAGACCTCCAAAATTGCGATTGTCCTCTTTGCTTGCGCCTGGCCGATCCTTCTGAATACGATCGCGGCCGTTGGCAACGTCGACCCCTTGCTCATCAAGTCCGCCAAGTCGATGAAGTTATCCTCTTCCAAGCTGTTCTTGAAGGTGATTTTGCCGGCCTCCGTGCCAACGATTTTTACCGGAATCCGCATGGCTGGGACAGGGGCGATTCTCGTATTGATTGCCGCTGAGATGGTCGGGGCGAAGGAAGGGCTCGGGTATCTGATCACGTATTCGCAGTACAATTTCGAAATTCCTAAAATGTATGCGGGGATTCTCGCCATCTCCTTGCTTGGTCTGATCATTAACTACGGTTTAGTGAGTTTGGAGCACAAGTTATCGAAATGGAATACGCAGACGAACAGTTAATTGGCGAGATTATGGGTTTGGAATAACGTCAATCGACGTTTTTCTTATAGTCAAAATATGACTAAACAAATTGGAAAACTAGGAGTGGTGAACGATGTCAAACAAGCAAATGAAATTGGGAGCTTTCTTTAATTTGCCGGGGCATCACGTGGCGAGCTGGCGGCATCCGCGAACTGTTGCTCATCGTACGTTCGACCTCGAGTACTTGCAGGACTTGGCACGGTTAGCTGAGCAAGGAAAGTTTGATATGATCTTCTTCGCCGACGTCCTTGGTCTGCGCCCTTCCGGTAACCAGGCAGCATCGGCCCTTAAGCTGGATCCGCTGATTATTCTCGCTGCGCTTGCGTCCGTCACTAAACATATCGGCCTCACCGCGACGTTGACGACAACCTATAACGAACCTTATCAAGTGGCACGAAAATTCGCGGCGATCGATCACTTATCGAAGGGGCGTGCGGCTTGGAATGTCGTCACCTCTGCCAATGAGAGGGAATCGCTGCTGTTCGGCAAGCCCAAGCATCTCGAGCATGCCCGCAGATATGAACGGGCGGATGAGTTTGTGGAAGTCGTGAAGAAGCTCTGGCTTTCCATCGAACGGGAGGCGATTGTCCTTGACAAGGAAGGCGGTCGAATCTTGGACGTCGAGAAACTTCATCCGTTGGATTTTGAAGGCGAGTGGTTTAAAGTTCAGGGGCTGCTGGACGCACCTTCCACGCCGCAGGGGCACCCAGTCATCGTACAAGCGGGTTCGTCGGAGGCAGGCAAAGAGCTGGCAGCCAAAACCGCAGAGGTCATCTTCACCGCATGGCAGACGCTGGAGGAAGCCCAAACGTTCTATCGGGATGTGAAGGGCCGACTGGCGAAGTATGGACGTAAGCCGGATGATCTAAAAATCATGCCGGGGGTGTTCATCACGGTGGCGAAGACGGAGGCAGAAGCGATTGCCAAGCGGAAGGAGCTGAACAGCTACATTTTGCCGGAAGTTGGCTTGGAGTATTTGTCTAACTTCATCGGGACCGATCTGACGGGCTATGATGTGGATGCCCCGCTGCCGGAATTTGCAGCGTCCGAGGACAAGACGAATCCGCAGATTCGCTCCAATCTGATCCGGGCGCTGGCCGAACGTGAAGGATTAACCACGATCCGCGAGGTGTATGAGCATATTGCCGGAGCACGGGGGCACCGGGAAATCGTAGGTACGCCGGGGCAGATCGCCGACCAACTGGAGGAATGGTTCCTGAATGAAGGGGCGGACGGCTTCAACATCATGCCGCCTACGTTCCCGGAAGGATTTCGCGATATCGTCGAGCTTGTCATTCCGGAGCTGCAGCGGCGGGGTTTGTTCCGTACGGAATATGAGAGCACCACATTACGAGGCAATTTAGGATTATCGGTTCCCGCTTATCCTTCACGCCAAGAAGCGCCATCCGCTTTGATCTAATTCCAAACGAACATAAAGGTCGGTGTGAGCAAATGCATAAATCAAGGAGACAATCCATAACACTGCTGGCAGTGGCGCTGGTTGCCGGGGCCTTGCTGGCGGGTTGCGCTGGAGGCAAAGCCGGGGCAAACGGGGGCGAAGATAAGGTGCTCCAATACAATTCATCCCCGGGTGCGGTGTCATTTCCGGAGCTGGCTGAGGATCTTGGGTTTCTGGGGGATGTGAAGCTGGAGTCTATCGGCAGCACAACAGGTGGTCCAGAGAGCATTCAATTAACGGCGACGAGGCAGACCGATTTTGGGTCGGCGTTTAACGGGGCGATCATTAAATCGGTGGCCCAGAACGTCAAGATCAAATCGGTGGTCGGTTCGTACGGCAGCGATAAAGATACGTACATCGGCGCTTATGTGCTGGAGGAAAGCCCGATCCGGACGGCTAAAGATTTTATCGGCAAAAAGGTTGGTGTTAACACGTTAGGCGCGCATTTGGAATTTATGACCAAGGATTACTTGCGATTCGGCGGATTAACCGATAAAGAAATCAGCCAAGTAACCCTGGTTACCGTGCCTTCGGGAAATGCGGAGCAAATTTTGCGCAGCGGTCAGATCGATGTTGTTCTCTTAAGCGGCGTAGCGAGAGACCGGGCTTTGGAAAAAGGCGGTCTCGTGGAATTATTCAAGGATATCGACGTTTATCAGACGGAGTTTACGGCAGGGGATTACTTTTTTACTGAGGAGTATATTAAGAACAACCCGAATACAGTAAGGCAATTCGTTGAAGGCGTCGCGAAAGCGATCGAGTGGGAGCGCACCACGCCGCGAGAAGAAGTGATCAAGCGAATGGAGAGCATCGTTGAGAAGAGAGACGGCAAAGACGCAACCCTGAATCTGAAATACTGGAGGAGCCCGGGGATTGCTACGGAAGGAGGGGTGATCACTCCGGATGAATACCAGCGCTGGATCGATTGGTTGGTTAACGAGGGCGAACTGAAGGAGGGACAGTTGAAACCGGAGGAACTGTATACCAACGAATTTAATCCCTATGCGAAGTAACCGTTAGAGATGATGGGGGCCGTTCCGTTGATGGGGCGGCTTCTTCTTTCTGCCTGTTGATGAACCTCCACGATATGGGTAAGTCTGCTATCATGCTATAATAAGTTGAGCTTAAGGATTAGAGGGGGATCACACATGTACCTGTATCGATTGGAGGCCGACACTTCCGCCGGTCCGTTTACGATTGTCATTGCCGCCGATGGGGAGGAAGAGGCGTTTGCCGCGGCGGAAGAGCATTTGCAGCGGCAAGTGCTGCCCGCTCCTACAATCACGGAGCTGACGATTGTGGAGAAGAAGCGGCTGGTGCCTGGGGCAGGGTACGTCGTGGCCATCAGCGAACCGCGCTAAGGACAGAAGCCCGTGACCGAAGGAAGGTCACGGGCTTCTCTTATGGCGATTCCGCCGGATGAATCAGGCGGCTGGCTATACGGCGTTGGATCATGATTAGGCGATATAGCAGCAAGACAGCGGCCACAGCCAGCCCGGTAATGAGGCCAATCCAGTATCCGTAAGGGCCTTGCGACGTGTAGTTGGCCAGGAAGTATCCCAGTGGCAGGCCGATGATCCAGTAGGCAAGCAACGAGATCCAGAAGCCGGGACTGACGTCCTTATACCCGCGCAGCACGCCTTGGGTGGGCGTCGCAATGGCATCGGACATCTGGAAGAAGATCGCGTATACCAGGAAGTGCTTGATTAGCGATACAACTTCGGGTTCGCTGGAGTAGAGCTGGGCGACACCTGTACGGAACAGCATCAGCAGGACAGCGGTGGCCAATGCCATAGCGGCAGCGGTGCCGATGCCAAGCGCCGCGTATTGCCGGGCGTCCTTGAGCCGGGCAGCACCGGTCTCGAAGCCGACGAGGATCGTCAGCGCCAGACAGATGCTGAGCGGGATCATGTACAGCGTTGAGGCGAAGTTGTTCGCCGCTTGGTGAGCTGCGATCGTGACGGTATCGAACCGGCTCATCAGCAGCGTCACCGCGGCAAAGACCGCCGTCTCGAAAAAGATCGCGAAGCCGATCGGGACGCCGATTCGCATCAGCTCCCACCATTTGGTCAGCGATACGCGATGCAGCTTGCCGAACACGCCGTACGCCGCGAACGGTTCCTTCCGATGCACGATCCACAAGGCAATCAGGAAAATGCACCAATACGTAAAAGCCGTAGCGATTCCGGAGCCGATGCCGCCAAGACGGGGGAAGCCGCCGCGGCCAAAAATCAGCAGGTATCCGGCGCCTACGTTTAACGGAAGCGAGATCAGCGTAATCATCATCGATATGCGCGTTTGCCCGAGCGCATCGATAAACGAACGCAGCACGATATAACCAAACAATGGAACGATTCCTGTGGAAATCGCCACGAGAAAATAGAAAGCCACATGGTGAACCTTGGGCTCGAGGCCCATCGAATTCAGCACAGGGGAGACCGACAGTGCACCGGCCAGCAGGACAACCAGGCTCACGGCTACCGATAACCAGATTGCCTGAATAACATGATAGCCTACTTTATTCTTCTCTCCGGCCCCTACGAGCTGAGACACGATGGGCGTGATGCCCATCAGGATCCCGCTGAGACCGGTTTGCACCGGAATCCAAAGGCTTGATCCGATCGCTGTTCCCGCCAGGTCTGCCGGACTTGCATGGCCGGACATCATCGTATCGAAGAAGGTCATTAACGACATCGTGACCTGGGTGATCAGAATCGGAACTAAAATGCGTAAAAATTGAGCGTATTTCTGCTTCAGGGTATACGTTTGTTTCATAAAACCACTTAACTCCGATCATAGTAGTTACTTGAGTACAAGCCCAACCAAACCCGAACCCGGGCAACAGGCCCGGGTTCGACGGCGGTGCAGCTTTATTATTCATAATCGACGCCGGAAGTATAACGGTTGGAGGCGTTCCAGAGCAGGAACTCATCCACCTTCATTTCCTTCAGCGCCCGAATTTGTTCTTCCACTTCATGCTTGCCGTATTTGATATAATGACCGCTTCCCAGCCAGCTGGCCGTAAAGTCTTGAATCCACGGACGAATGATCGGCTGCTTCTCGCCAAGTTCCGCGAGCTTGGTCTGAGTATCCTGCACCGCACCCTTAATGGTCTGGTAAGGAGCTTTGTCAGGGTCCTTCGCATTAAACCATCCGGTTGTATAATGGCTTGGATAAATCATCGGAGAAATGACGTCCACGTTGTCGGAGATCTTCACAAAATCCTGGCCGATGCCTTCGGCCGCAGGCACAGATGCGGCGTACCCGAAAATATCAACGGACACCCGAACCCCCAACGGTTCCAGCTGCTCCTTGGCGTATTTAACGAATGAGGAGACGGCATCAACGCGGCTCATCTCATTTTTGGTATAGATTAGGCTGTCTGCTCGCTTCTCGAAGCCTTCCGGGAACCGCACGTAGTCGAATTGAATTTCCTTAAAGCCTAATTTTGCTGCTTCCTTCGCAATCTCAATATTATAATCCCAGACCTCTTTGTTATAAGGATTTACGAAGCTGTCGCCCTTGCCGTTGCTCCATACCGATCCGTCCTTATGGCGGAAGGAGAGCTCCGGATGCTTCTTGGCTAAAATCGTATCCTTAAACACGACGATCCGGGCGATTGGATAAATATCATGCTTCTGCAAACGGGCCATTAACGCATCGATGTCGCGGATGAACGGCTGCGGTTTCCCCCATTTGATGAGATCGGAATTATCCGTCTTGTATGTGATATACCCTAAATCGTCCTTAATGTCGATGACCATCGCATTCAGCTCGGTCTGATCGACGAGATCAACAAGCTGATCCATGCGGGATCCCCCGGCACTGTAAGCTGTAACGTAAATCCCCTTCACTTTCGGAGCATCTACCTGCGGGTCTACCTTCAAATCCGATGGTTTGATAGGATTGTCCAGGCGACCTTCTGCTAGATTAACCTTAAAAGTGTGCGCGACCGATGTCCACATCGTGTTCGCCTGCACGGCTTCGTTCCCCGCAGCCTGCTCTTGAGGCGCTGCTCCGCTGCCTGTTCCCAAGGCCAGAAGTAGTAATGTCCAGATGATGTTCACATGATATCTCTCCCTTGTATGCACTCGCTGTTAATTATATCGGAAGAGGGGCCCCTAGAGGGAACAGGAATGTCATAATTGGTAAAAAGTTTCAGAGTTTCATAGACGAGAAAAGCGCAAAAAGTCGTTTCTTCTGCATAAGCAGAAGAAACGACCTCATCCTGCATGGAAGCGTTACATATTTTAATGAAGCAACGCCGGGTTTTGATGTTCGCAGATGCTGAATTGAATAATCTCCAGTGCATCCTGCGGTTCCAAGATGGTTAAGCCATCTCGGAGGAGAATCGTAGAGTTCAGTTCCTTTTGATTCAGAAAAGGCAGCATATCCGGAAACCACTTCTTTACGATTTGTTCCAGTCTTACCGTTTCCATTTCCACACCCATCACCCTTTCCTTTCAGAATCATTCGCCGCGGAATCAATCCTAAATCGGAAAAGCAAAAAGCCTGTGAAATACGGGGTAAAGCTGAACCCTTTAAAATTGTGAAGGAACCGCTGTGATTATTATAACAAAGAAGCAGCCGTTTGAAAACGGCCGCTTCTTTCAAGAAAACGCTTAACGACGCCGAAACGCGCCCATCACCCCGACCGTTTCCACGATATTCACGAAAGCGGCGGGATCGGTTTGCTTGATGATTTCCCGCAGTTCAGCCAGTTCATAGCGGGTCGTGACGGTCATCAGCATATCTTTTTCTTTGTGGGAAAAAGCGCCCTGAGTTTTCATCAACGTAACCCCGCGCGGCAGCGTCAGCAGTCGTTCCAGCAGTGCTTCCGTTTTATCAGTGATAATAAACAACGTGACTTTGATATGACTGATATGAATCAGGTCAACGACTTTGCCGGTAATATAGATCGAGACCATGGATGCCAGAGCAAGATCCCAGTTGCCTTCGAGATACCCCATCGCAAGGATGACAATGCCGTTTAGTCCGACGATCACATTGCCGACGGGGAAATCGCGGAAGCGGGTCACGATCGAACCTACGATATCGAAGCCGCCAGACGAGCCGCCGACGCGGAACGAGATCCCGCAACCGATGCCGACGAGCACACCGCCGAAGACCGCAGAGAGCAGGGTATCCGATGACAGCAGCTTGTCCGGCGACGGGATCAAGGCGATGAACCAGGTCGTGGCGGCAACCGACAGGATGCTAAGTCCGATAAATCGTCTCCCTAGCAGAAACAATCCGGCGATCAGGAGCGGCACGTTATAAGCCAGATACATCGTGCTAATATCGAGTGGAGTGAAGTAGGCTGTCAGCATCGCTAACCCCGACACGCCGCCGCTGAGCAAATGAAGCGGTACAAGGAACAGATTAAAACCCGCAGCGATCAAAGCCGCCCCGAGTACAATGACAACCGCATTTCGAATTTCCTTTAACACCATCGTTCACCTCACGAAAATAGAGGAAGTATCCCAACCTGCTTGCTGGTATTCCATTTATGTTTTGTGCTATAATGTTTGAGATATTCTTGAGTAGGTACTCTTTTCCATTTTTCAAGCTAGTACCAAGCTAGTACTATGTAAAATTTACAGGCGGATT
This region includes:
- a CDS encoding ABC transporter ATP-binding protein: MSDNAKIRFENVTKTFTVRDPKKSGAAQLFTAVKDLNFTVREGEFLTLVGPSGCGKSTLLDMISGLSAPTRGRILMDGEEITGPGLDRGIVFQQYALFPWKTARGNIEFGLEAKGVPKQERKEQADHFLSLVGLASFGDRYPHELSGGMKQRVAIARSLAFNPDVLLMDEPFAALDAQTRESLQGELLRIWEQTKKTIIFITHGIDEAVYLGERVVVLTPGPGTVRHIVDVPLNSRLDDADVRSHPDFVKIRHEVWNLLHEPVYQGAYI
- a CDS encoding putative glycoside hydrolase; this encodes MNIIWTLLLLALGTGSGAAPQEQAAGNEAVQANTMWTSVAHTFKVNLAEGRLDNPIKPSDLKVDPQVDAPKVKGIYVTAYSAGGSRMDQLVDLVDQTELNAMVIDIKDDLGYITYKTDNSDLIKWGKPQPFIRDIDALMARLQKHDIYPIARIVVFKDTILAKKHPELSFRHKDGSVWSNGKGDSFVNPYNKEVWDYNIEIAKEAAKLGFKEIQFDYVRFPEGFEKRADSLIYTKNEMSRVDAVSSFVKYAKEQLEPLGVRVSVDIFGYAASVPAAEGIGQDFVKISDNVDVISPMIYPSHYTTGWFNAKDPDKAPYQTIKGAVQDTQTKLAELGEKQPIIRPWIQDFTASWLGSGHYIKYGKHEVEEQIRALKEMKVDEFLLWNASNRYTSGVDYE
- a CDS encoding ABC transporter substrate-binding protein: MHKSRRQSITLLAVALVAGALLAGCAGGKAGANGGEDKVLQYNSSPGAVSFPELAEDLGFLGDVKLESIGSTTGGPESIQLTATRQTDFGSAFNGAIIKSVAQNVKIKSVVGSYGSDKDTYIGAYVLEESPIRTAKDFIGKKVGVNTLGAHLEFMTKDYLRFGGLTDKEISQVTLVTVPSGNAEQILRSGQIDVVLLSGVARDRALEKGGLVELFKDIDVYQTEFTAGDYFFTEEYIKNNPNTVRQFVEGVAKAIEWERTTPREEVIKRMESIVEKRDGKDATLNLKYWRSPGIATEGGVITPDEYQRWIDWLVNEGELKEGQLKPEELYTNEFNPYAK
- a CDS encoding MATE family efflux transporter; this translates as MKQTYTLKQKYAQFLRILVPILITQVTMSLMTFFDTMMSGHASPADLAGTAIGSSLWIPVQTGLSGILMGITPIVSQLVGAGEKNKVGYHVIQAIWLSVAVSLVVLLAGALSVSPVLNSMGLEPKVHHVAFYFLVAISTGIVPLFGYIVLRSFIDALGQTRISMMITLISLPLNVGAGYLLIFGRGGFPRLGGIGSGIATAFTYWCIFLIALWIVHRKEPFAAYGVFGKLHRVSLTKWWELMRIGVPIGFAIFFETAVFAAVTLLMSRFDTVTIAAHQAANNFASTLYMIPLSICLALTILVGFETGAARLKDARQYAALGIGTAAAMALATAVLLMLFRTGVAQLYSSEPEVVSLIKHFLVYAIFFQMSDAIATPTQGVLRGYKDVSPGFWISLLAYWIIGLPLGYFLANYTSQGPYGYWIGLITGLAVAAVLLLYRLIMIQRRIASRLIHPAESP
- a CDS encoding ABC transporter permease, whose translation is METAKSVPASLPARNLKVALVAGLRKLVRQSIVLIGLFLLWEAAPRLGLVDPAFLPPFTEVVRSLVHLITSGELLQHFSASIVRSLTGFLLALIVAIPLGLIIGWYPTARELLNPILELFRNTAALALLPVFMLLLGIGETSKIAIVLFACAWPILLNTIAAVGNVDPLLIKSAKSMKLSSSKLFLKVILPASVPTIFTGIRMAGTGAILVLIAAEMVGAKEGLGYLITYSQYNFEIPKMYAGILAISLLGLIINYGLVSLEHKLSKWNTQTNS
- a CDS encoding LLM class flavin-dependent oxidoreductase, which encodes MSNKQMKLGAFFNLPGHHVASWRHPRTVAHRTFDLEYLQDLARLAEQGKFDMIFFADVLGLRPSGNQAASALKLDPLIILAALASVTKHIGLTATLTTTYNEPYQVARKFAAIDHLSKGRAAWNVVTSANERESLLFGKPKHLEHARRYERADEFVEVVKKLWLSIEREAIVLDKEGGRILDVEKLHPLDFEGEWFKVQGLLDAPSTPQGHPVIVQAGSSEAGKELAAKTAEVIFTAWQTLEEAQTFYRDVKGRLAKYGRKPDDLKIMPGVFITVAKTEAEAIAKRKELNSYILPEVGLEYLSNFIGTDLTGYDVDAPLPEFAASEDKTNPQIRSNLIRALAEREGLTTIREVYEHIAGARGHREIVGTPGQIADQLEEWFLNEGADGFNIMPPTFPEGFRDIVELVIPELQRRGLFRTEYESTTLRGNLGLSVPAYPSRQEAPSALI
- a CDS encoding YitT family protein — translated: MLKEIRNAVVIVLGAALIAAGFNLFLVPLHLLSGGVSGLAMLTAYFTPLDISTMYLAYNVPLLIAGLFLLGRRFIGLSILSVAATTWFIALIPSPDKLLSSDTLLSAVFGGVLVGIGCGISFRVGGSSGGFDIVGSIVTRFRDFPVGNVIVGLNGIVILAMGYLEGNWDLALASMVSIYITGKVVDLIHISHIKVTLFIITDKTEALLERLLTLPRGVTLMKTQGAFSHKEKDMLMTVTTRYELAELREIIKQTDPAAFVNIVETVGVMGAFRRR
- a CDS encoding DUF3906 family protein is translated as MYLYRLEADTSAGPFTIVIAADGEEEAFAAAEEHLQRQVLPAPTITELTIVEKKRLVPGAGYVVAISEPR